From Spiroplasma endosymbiont of Amphimallon solstitiale:
ACTATAAATAAAAGTACTTGGAAGTACATAAACAAATAAAGCACCTGAAAAACAAGCTAAAGAACTAGAAAATAGCGAAATATAAAATCGAGAACGACGAACATGAATATAATTTAAAGCTACTGCGGTTGGATTCTCACCAATTCCTCTAATGTATAATCCAAGCTTAGTCAAAAATAAAATAGCTGCAAAAATATAAATTGCTAAAAAGGTTACCAAAATTGCAATTCAAGAAAATTGATAAATATAAATACTTGCTAATGAATAATTTATTTCTCCAGTAAATGTTAATGGTAAAATTACTGCTAATCCATAACCAAAGTAATTAATAACCATTGATACTAAAAATTGATTAGCTCTAAACAATAAGGTTGCTAAACTATGAATTAAACCAAATACAATTCCAATGATAATAGTGATAAAAAATGCCAAAATTGCAACTCCACTACCAAAATTATTTTTTAATTCTGAAACAATTATACAATATGTAGCAGCACCAGTACACATAATACCATCAAAACCAAAATTAACAATTCCTGCTCTAGTATTTAAAATTCCACCTGTACATAACAATAATAATGGACAAGCAAATAATAATGTATTAACTAAAATTGTTGAAAATGAAAGTAACATAATTATTTTTTTCTCCTTTTCCTTTTAAATATTTTATTTTTTTTAAAAATTTTTGAAGATTTTGATTCAACATTAACAATTTTAACGTTTTGTTGTTCATCCTTAATTAATTCTTTTTTTCATATTAACTTCTTTTTTAGTCTTATTAAATATTCTTTAATAGCAATAGAATGAGTTAAGTAATGCCAAATAAAAGGATAAATACCAATAATGTAAATGGTTATTGATAATACTATTATTGCAATTTCTGGATTTTTCAAATACATAAAAGCATTATTTTCAATAGGACTAATAAATAAACTCATAAAAAATGATGAAAATAAAATAACTCCTGGTGTATATCCCGCTAAAGCAGCTACTACTATCCCATAAAATCCTTCTTGAATTGGAGCAGAAAGCGAAGGTAAATTATTATTAACTCCTAAAAAATAAAGATAACCAGCAATTCCTGCTATCGCTCCTGAAATTGGTAAAATTATTAAACCCTGATATTGGGGATTTAATCTGGCATATTTTGCAGCAACGGGGTTTTTAGCAATTGCGTTTAATTTAAAACCAAGAGTGCGATTATTAAAAATAATAATTGCTATTAATAAGACAATAATAGCAATAATAATACCAGCAGAAAATAAATTACTAATGCTAAAAGGTCCACTAATTAATGAAAATCTAAGATTAGTAATTTGTGTTGGAATGTTTAAGTTATGATAAACATTACTGGCTATTAAACCTTTATATCCTTCTCAAGCAATAAAATTAAATAAAATAGTGCTAATAATTTCATGAATTTTAAAATAAGTTTTTAAAATTGCAATAATTAAACCAGCTAAACCACCAATTAAAACTGCAATTAATAAAAGAAAAGGAGTAATTCATTTACTATGACCACCACTTTTATAAATATCTACTGCCAATACATATGTTACCATAGCACTAAATAACATTTGACCACTAACTCCAAAGTTATAAATACGATACTTAAAAGTAATAGCTACCGCTAATCCTGTTAATATTAATACACTATATGTTTCAATTAAATTACTAAAACTTACTAAATTAGTTAAAGGATTAATAAAAATAGTTTTCCAAAATGATAATGGATTAACTTGTAAACATAGCATTAATAAACTAACAAAAAATAGAGTTATTAGTAATAATAGTGCACCCACTAATCAAAAATTTCATTTTTTAATATTTTCCAACATCTTTTAACCCAACCTTGACCTAATATTTTCCATTTTTTTATTAATTCAACTAGTAATTTTGACAAATGGTCTTTTCAAATAATTAATTGTTCTAATTATTTTTTTCTTTTTCAAACTTCACTTTGTTTGTGGTAATTGATACATTTTATCAGTTTTAACAATTATTTCATTTGTAATAGGATAATCATGCCATAGTGCTGGATTGTTCATTATTTCAACTTTAACATTTTTATTTTCCAATTTACAAACAAATTGTTTGTGATAAATAACTGCTACTCGTTGACACAATAATTGTAATAAGTACGGATCAGTATCAATAATTAAAATGCTTGAACCACTTTCGCGTAACTCTATTATCTTTTTAATAATTAATAATGAAGAATTTTCATCTAAATCAGAAAATGGATTAGATAAAATTAATAATTGTGGTTGCTCTTCAATACTTCTTGCTAATACAAATTTCTGGATTTCTCCTTTTGATAATTTATTAATTTTAATAAAAATATTATTATAGTTAAATATTTGATATTTTTTAATAATTTCTCGTGCCTTTTTATTAACAACGGCTGTTTTGACAACTCCGGATTTAGTTACATATTTTTCTTTATTATAATTTCAAAAGGTAAAATTTTCAAATAAAGTAGCATCAGGAATTATAGCAGTATTACTATAATGTCCAGATATTCAATCAATTCCTAAATTACTAATTTCTTGCGGTTTAAAATAAGTTACTTCTTGTTCTTGAAAAAAAATGCGTCCTGTTTGCGTTTTAATCATACGTACTATACTTTCAAGTAAAACCTCGCTATAAAGGTTTTCATAATCATAAATACCATATATTTCACCAGGGCAAATTGCAAATTCAATTTTATGAAAATTTGAAATATTAGGTTTATTCAAAGAAAGATTATCAATATAAAGCATTGGTACTGAATTTATCAATTTTGGCTTTTTATAATTAAAAATCTTACCTCAATAATTAGTTGTAAACAATTTAGTATTTTCTTCTAATTTCATTACTTTTGTTTTACCAATATTTAAGTTTTCAATTCAAGATACTCGGTTAGCAACCATTTTAGCAAATTCTTCATCTCTAGTTGTGAAAAGGACCGTTATTTCTTCATTACGAAATGTTTTAAAAATCATTCAAAACTCTACTTTTTGACTATCAGATAAACCAACAGTTGGTTCATCTAACAGCAATATTTTAGGTTCTTTGAATAACGCACGAAGTAAAGATAATTTTTTTAATTCTTCAATCGCAAGTGTTGATACTCTCTTATTTAAATTAAGCTTAATTTTATATTTTTCCATTAAATTATTAATTTTAAATTCAGCTTCTTTTCAATTAGGAAAAATTTTGGCAATAGTTGGTTCATTACCAAGTATAATATTTTGTTTAACAGTAAGATTGTCTAAGAAAAAATCATCTTGACCAGCATAAGCCATTCTAAAATAAAGCATTTCACTAGGATCACGAGGAAAATAACATCCTTTTCTTAAACTATTAATAACAATTTTTCCTTTAGAAGGTTGTTCAAAACCAGCAAGCATTCTAATTAACGTTGATTTACCAACGCTATTATTACCAACAATGGCATGAATTTCTTGTGTTATTTCTAAATTAACATTTTCAAATATAACACGAGTATCATAATATTTACTAATTTTTTGTAACTTCAATATTGTTTTTTCCATAATTATATATCTCCATACTGATTAGTAAAATCAATGTTATTAACACCATAAGTTTGGATTTTACTTTCTGAAGCACTAGGTATAATTTTAAAATTAGGATTAATCTCTTCGTTAAATGTCTCATCAAAAATTTCCAAACCAGGCATAAAACCAAAAGCTAAATAATTAATATCATCATAAACATAATCACTATTATTAATAACATTAGATCCAACAAAACTAATAGTTTTACTATAAGTTGGACGTGAAGATATTAACCTAGCAGTATAAGCAATAATACTGTTATATCAATAATTAGTATTAATAATAAAATTAACACCATGTGTTTCATATAATGATTGGGCAATCTGACCAACACCGGCAACACTATCAGCACTATAAATATTACTTGTTACAAAACTATCATGAGGATTAGCATAAATAATTTTATATGTAATTTTTGGATTATCAATACCATTAATTATCTCAGCAAATTGATTCAAAATAGTTTGATCATAATCAATGCCAATATTATTAATAATACCAATTCTAACTATCAATTTACCGTTGTCATCAACATCAAAGTTATATTTTTTATTTATTATTCCATCCTGAACATTTTGTTGAAAATGTTCAGCAATTTTACTGCCATAATTTAAATGGCTACTAGTTACGTTATCAGTATTATATCTAATATCATAAATATTATTAGTGACTTTAACCGTATCAGCAATAATATTATTAAAAAAATAAAATTTAACATTCTGAAATTGTTGTAATACTCTAATTAAGTTTTTAGTAGAATAACTACTAGTTTCACTATGATGTGGAATATACTTTTGAAAACTAGGATTTAAAATATAAACTTTTTTGATATTATATGTAAATAAAAAGTTTCTCAACATTAATGCATAATAATTATCATCTTGAGAACTAAACAATGTTACTACATGATCTTTACCATAAAAAGTTTGTAACTTTTGATAAACAAGTCGGTCATAAATGTTTTGATTTTGTGCTTGTTGATAACTTGTTATTAATAAAACTGTTGGTTGTAAATTCCAAGTACAAGCATAAATACTACTACTAATAGTAGTTATTGTTGGCAAAATTATAGTGAATAATAGAAAATGTCGAAACATAAAAACCACCTACTAATAATACTATTATAATTATACAAGAAATCTTAGTTTAATATCAAACAATCAATTTATTACAAATTAATTAAACAGTTTATTAAAAAAATAAAAAAGAATATAGATAAAAAGGATTTATGACAATTAATTTTATTAATAGTAATATTTGGTTTGTTATTATTTTCAAGGTTATTTTCTTTTGTTATTCCTAAAATGTAATGATAAGGAATTTTAATTTTATTTTTAGTCCCATTTACGTTCTTATTTATATCTTTTGCTAGATCATTTATTTGAAATTCTAATTTTTCAATGATTTTAAAAAACAAAAAAATAAATTATTTACTATTAACTTTAACTTATTTATATAAATTTTATATACTTTATATTTATTTTTAATAAAAACTTAATTAATTGTAAAATACATAAAATTTGATAATATACAATTGTTATATAGTATACATAAATTTTAACCAATTACTTTTATAGGAAAGTAAATGGATTTTTTGTTAAAAGGAGGTATTAAAATGGCAGACAAAAATAAATCAGAAATATTTCAAAAAATAACAACACAGCAAGACATTAAAGATATTTTAAACCAATCAAATTCTACATTTAAAAATAAAAAAGGAAGAAAAAAAGAAAGACATGGTGGGTTAACATTTAAATTTAATAAAATTAATACTACTAATAATCAATTAACAAGTATAGTAATTAATGATAACCTATCAAAAAATAATATAGAAAATTCCTTTAATTTTGTAGAAAAGTAGTGGTAAAATAAAAAAAGTCATCAACTTGACTTAAAATTTGATTTTATTAAATTTTGGGATTTATTTTTTTTACAAACTGAAATATAACACATTGGATTTTTGATAAGGGGTTAATCCGTAGTGTTGATATTTTCATTTCCATAAATTGAGGTAATTTTGAATATTGGTAAATCCAATGCCATGGTAATGAGTAATAAATTCTTTTAAACTTGATTGTATTTTACTGACATTACTTAATTTTTTATAATTTAATTCTTTATTTTCTTTTGATTTAAACTGCTGGATAGTGGATTTAGTTTGTTTAGCTACTGTATCATATAATACTTGCATATCACAAACTATAATTGAATTTTCTTCGATAAGTTTCGATGTTAAGTTTTCTTGTACTCATTTTTTATTTAATCTTTTAGTATTTGTTGTTTGAGCATAGATATTTCGGTTTTCATCAATTGCCATTTGAATACAACAATTTAAATCTTTAGCATTTTCTTCAATTCATTGTTTTCTTGGATCATTTGGATCTTTAAAGTTTCCTTTATGAATTTCTTTGATAAAAGTTTCGTCAACTTCAATTCTAGCTTTTAATTTTACAAATTGATTTTGTGTTTTTACTAATTGTGTTGATTTCATAAATTTTTGACGATTAAATCAGGCAGTTTTATTTGTAGTATTAATAAATTGAGAAATAATGTAAGCAGATTGACCTAAAGTAGCTATTTGTATCAATAAATCTCATTGATCATGAGATAAATGACTTCAATAAAAATAATGATTTTTAAAAGCATGAAAAGTAATATTACAACTTTTACATTTATATCTTTGCTTATAATCTTTACTACCATATTTAGTACACAAAAAAGAACTACAATCTGGACATTGAATACCTTTCTCTTTGAATTTTTGTTCGACTGCTTCAAATTTTTCTTTTTTCTCAATTTGTTTAATTCTAGTTTTATTTTCTCTAAAAATCTCAATAAAATCTTTATCAGACAAATTATTTAAAATTTCTTTTACTGTATTTTTATTCATTTAAAATCACCTCTTTAATATTAAAAATACCATATAAAAATATATTTTTGCTAATTTTACTAATACCACTACTTTTCTACATAATTAAAAGAAAATTCTGAGAGAGTTTCTATTATTTCAACAGATAGTGAAAATATACAAGAAACAAATAATGATATATGAACAGTATGAACAAAATTCAAAAATTATGTAATTTCACCAGCATCAACTTCAATTTCAAATACAGAAGAAATGTTAAAAATTCAAAAACTAACAAAAGAAAATCAGCAACTTAAAAATAAAATCAAGTCATTAAAGCAAGAAAAACAAAACAATATTAACTTCGACAATTTTAAATATAATGCTGTAACAATTTTAGATGAATATAAAGATATTTTATTTTGAAAAAATCAGCTTCAAGATCAAAAAAAAGAAAAACAAGAACTTAAACAACAAAAAGAAAATCCTGAATTGTAAAATATTGACAATCATATAATTTAAAACAATTTTATAATCCAGAAAAAGATATGTATAAATTTGATTTTTATTCAGTTGGTGTTGATTGAGCAACTGGACATAAAGACCATACTGTATTTATGGTCATTGGTTTTAAAGAATATAATAATACTGGTTATTATGATGCTTATATTATTTGTGAATTAGTAGTTACTCCAAATGATTTTATAAATGAAAACGAAAAAATTAATGCTTATGTTAATGAAATTTTCTTTAATTTTGTAGAAAAGTAATGATACATGATAAAGTGTTATTTTTAGAGAATTTTTACACTAAATAATGTTACTTTTAACAAATTTTTAATTAAAAATAATATTTTAAGTGTAAATTGATGAATAATTTTTGGTCATCCATACTTTTCTACATAATTAAAAGAAATTTTAGGATTAATGGATAATTTTGAAAATTTTGAACAAGCAATTTATTTTTATGATGATAAAGCAAGAACAGCAATTGATTGATTAAATCAAAAATTAATAGATGAACATAATACTATTTTAATAACACAAACTGCTATTAAACACGCTTCAAATTTAAATCAAGAAGCAGGATTAACTAATAGAGTAGTTTGAATGAGAAATATTATGAGTTATGGAAACTTTTATGCAAATAAAGATGATTTATCAAAAACTACTCAATGTTTAGAAGAATTACGTTATGACCAAACCAAAACTAACATTCCTGACAAAAATATGTATCAAGACCCATATGATGCTTTGTTTTATGCACTATATCCATACAAAAATGTAATTAGGGGCAAAAATAATGCTTCTTCAAAAAAAAGTATCTTCACATTTGCAATATAATAAACAAGTACAGTAGAATTAATAGTTCTAGGTCTCATAAAATAAACGCCTTTAATTTAGGCGTTATTTTCGTTTAAAAGCATACTTGTAAAATATCATAAAATAAGTAAAATTTAGAAGTAAAATCAATAAATAATGAGTTATTTAATATGAAAACATGAATAAAAATAAATTTAGGTAGAATAACATTAATATTAGCTACTTTAGCATTAATTATTGCTACCACTGGTTTAATACTTGGTGCAAAATCTAATAGCAAAACAAATGAACTAAATTATTATTTAGATTATGATTATGAAGCGCACTGGGGGGCTCCTATTTGAGCAGAAAAAGTTAGTAATTATCATAAAATAAAACTATATTTTGGAATTAAACCTTCAAAACAAGATGATATAAAATGAAATGGCATTTATCCTGATGGATATTTTGATAAATAAAATTTAAAAATAATGTATAATGATAAATATAAATTTAATATAAGTTTTTAAAACCTATTCTTTGATTTAAAAGTTAATAGGTTTTTTATTTTGAAGGGAGAAATAAATATGATTAAATTTAAAAAAATATTTTCAAAAGAATTAGGAAAAATGGGTAGTGTATCCGGTGGTATATTAGGAGGGATGATACAGCCATTAAATTCTAAAAACATATGAGATTTAAATAATATTGATGAAACATCTATATCATGTGCAAAAACATTGTCATCAATACTAATAGGATATAAAATAGGATATATTTTAGGATATTCATTGGGATATACGATTGGATATGGTTTGGACACATTATATTCTTGCATTACTAATCAATCAGAATTAACATATAGAATACTTAACAATACAAATAGAAATGATAATTTTTCAGATAGTATATCACCAAATGCTCCTCAACTAAATGATGTGATTATTAATAATATTAATTCTGAAAATAATATTGAACCTTCAACCAACAATGGCAATTCTGCAAGACAATTAACTATATAAATTCCTGAATTGTAAAATTAAAAAGGACACTTATATAAAAATTAAATTGTGTTAATTCTATAATTAAGAAAAGAAAGGAATTAGCACAATGCTTTAATTTTGTAGAAAAGTAATGATACATGATAAAGTGTTATTTTTAGAGAATTTTTACACTAAATAATGTTACTTTTAACAAATTTTTAATTAAAAATAATATTTTAAGTGTAAATTGATGAATAATTTTTGGTCATCCATACTTTTCTACATAATTAAAAGCACAATGTATAAGTATCTGACTAT
This genomic window contains:
- a CDS encoding ATP-binding cassette domain-containing protein; translated protein: MEKTILKLQKISKYYDTRVIFENVNLEITQEIHAIVGNNSVGKSTLIRMLAGFEQPSKGKIVINSLRKGCYFPRDPSEMLYFRMAYAGQDDFFLDNLTVKQNIILGNEPTIAKIFPNWKEAEFKINNLMEKYKIKLNLNKRVSTLAIEELKKLSLLRALFKEPKILLLDEPTVGLSDSQKVEFWMIFKTFRNEEITVLFTTRDEEFAKMVANRVSWIENLNIGKTKVMKLEENTKLFTTNYWGKIFNYKKPKLINSVPMLYIDNLSLNKPNISNFHKIEFAICPGEIYGIYDYENLYSEVLLESIVRMIKTQTGRIFFQEQEVTYFKPQEISNLGIDWISGHYSNTAIIPDATLFENFTFWNYNKEKYVTKSGVVKTAVVNKKAREIIKKYQIFNYNNIFIKINKLSKGEIQKFVLARSIEEQPQLLILSNPFSDLDENSSLLIIKKIIELRESGSSILIIDTDPYLLQLLCQRVAVIYHKQFVCKLENKNVKVEIMNNPALWHDYPITNEIIVKTDKMYQLPQTKWSLKKKKIIRTINYLKRPFVKITSWINKKMENIRSRLG
- a CDS encoding ABC transporter permease subunit; the encoded protein is MLLSFSTILVNTLLFACPLLLLCTGGILNTRAGIVNFGFDGIMCTGAATYCIIVSELKNNFGSGVAILAFFITIIIGIVFGLIHSLATLLFRANQFLVSMVINYFGYGLAVILPLTFTGEINYSLASIYIYQFSWIAILVTFLAIYIFAAILFLTKLGLYIRGIGENPTAVALNYIHVRRSRFYISLFSSSLACFSGALFVYVLPSTFIYSNNFAGIGFLAIALWMMAHSRFFLTSIICFIFSFLYQYINTSQTFIVISNNIPSWLWGMFPYLIALVSLMIFRPNTELVKSWAQPYVKAGRKWQ
- a CDS encoding ABC transporter permease subunit codes for the protein MLCLQVNPLSFWKTIFINPLTNLVSFSNLIETYSVLILTGLAVAITFKYRIYNFGVSGQMLFSAMVTYVLAVDIYKSGGHSKWITPFLLLIAVLIGGLAGLIIAILKTYFKIHEIISTILFNFIAWEGYKGLIASNVYHNLNIPTQITNLRFSLISGPFSISNLFSAGIIIAIIVLLIAIIIFNNRTLGFKLNAIAKNPVAAKYARLNPQYQGLIILPISGAIAGIAGYLYFLGVNNNLPSLSAPIQEGFYGIVVAALAGYTPGVILFSSFFMSLFISPIENNAFMYLKNPEIAIIVLSITIYIIGIYPFIWHYLTHSIAIKEYLIRLKKKLIWKKELIKDEQQNVKIVNVESKSSKIFKKNKIFKRKRRKK
- a CDS encoding transposase-like zinc-binding domain-containing protein yields the protein MNKNTVKEILNNLSDKDFIEIFRENKTRIKQIEKKEKFEAVEQKFKEKGIQCPDCSSFLCTKYGSKDYKQRYKCKSCNITFHAFKNHYFYWSHLSHDQWDLLIQIATLGQSAYIISQFINTTNKTAWFNRQKFMKSTQLVKTQNQFVKLKARIEVDETFIKEIHKGNFKDPNDPRKQWIEENAKDLNCCIQMAIDENRNIYAQTTNTKRLNKKWVQENLTSKLIEENSIIVCDMQVLYDTVAKQTKSTIQQFKSKENKELNYKKLSNVSKIQSSLKEFITHYHGIGFTNIQNYLNLWKWKYQHYGLTPYQKSNVLYFSL